The Flavobacterium sp. IMCC34852 genome contains the following window.
TTTGAAGATTTAAAAACAAACTTGCCGGCATTCAATACTAAAATAGCCAATTTTCTTGGAATTGATTTTAGTGTCGACAATGTTGCAGCGCAAAATGTCTCCGAAAACAGGTACTTGATCAAGTATTTTGACGCAGTGCATTCGCGTTTCGGAAATGGAATTATTTCTAAAATTTACTTTTTATTTTGGCGTCTTGTGAATATAAAAGTCAGTAAACCGGAACTTTCTCAAGAAGAACTTCGTTTTATTTTTCAGGAATTAGAAAAGGACACAGCCACTTTTATCCAAAAGTTTGGCGTCAATGAAAAGGCATGGAAATTTTGGAGTGTTGTCAAAAATCAGCAATAAAGATGAACGTACACCTACATATCGGATTGCACAAAACAGGAACCACCTATTTGCAGTACAACATTTTCCCAAGTCTAAAAGACTTCCATTATGTTCAATTACCACCATGGAGGATTTTAACCCAGGCTAATTTATCCGTTCAAGAATTAGAAAAATACAAGTCGGAAATTTTACAAGGTTGGGATGGGCAAAAGGATTTAATCATTAGTAATGAGTTTTTTTCGGGTGCTATTGAAAAATTCAGCAAGCAACAATTGATTTGTATTTTAGATAATCTGAAACAGCTTTTTCCTCAGGCTAAAATCATCATTGTATTGCGCAGTCCTAAAGGATATTTTAATTCTTTGTACAATTTCAGAGTGGTTAGCAGAGGGTTTTGTACCAAATCGATGAGTGATTATTACGCACAAAATAAACAGTATTTTCTCGAAAAATTTGATTACGACTTTTTGTTAAAAGCTGTCAGCGACCGTTTTTCAAAAACAAGTGCTATCAAATATGAGGAAATTCAAGACAACAATCAATATGTCGCTTTTATTTGTAAAGCGTTAGCAATTCCTTTGTTTGAAGTGTCAAATGACGTAAAAGAAAACACCAGTTCTAAAAAAGGCACCCAAGTAAAAACCCATTTGGCATTGAATAGGATTTTGTTGTCGGGTTTGTTAGAATCTTTTCCGGAAAGTCACTTGAAAAACTATTTGAAAGTTCAATATTTTAATTTCAAAAAGACAAAATTGATAAAGAAAGTCTTGCAAAGAATTGAAAAATCAAAGTTTGTTGTTAATAACGAAAATAAGCTAACTCTAGAACAACAAAATGAGCTAGACCATTTTATAAAAAAATATGACCAACTCCATTTTCCAAATCTATAAAAGATGAAATTGGCTATACCTCATACCATTGTTACTTATCACGAGTTTGGAAACGTATCCAATTTCGAGAAGCAATTACAATTGTTAAGTCGGCAAAAGAAGGTGCTATTGACCACAGATGATGGTGATTTGAGTTTTTATACTACAGCTTATCCGTTGATTTTGAAATATAAAATTCAAACGATATTATTTATTATTCCTTCTTTAATTGGCACAAACGATCCTTTTTGGTGGAATGAAGTGTATTATTATTTAGGCAAAACTGCCGGAAGTCAAAAAATCAAAACCCTTAAATCTATTCCTAATTCCGAAAGAGTTGCCTATTTAGAATCGCTCAGAACATCCGGTGATAAACCACTTTTAAGGCAAACCCAACTCACTGTTGCCCAATTACAGGAAATGCAAAACAATGGCATTATCATAGCCAATCACAGTTTTACCCATCCGATGTTTGACCAATGCAGTGAAGATGAAATTAGAGAGGAATTACGCCGAACCAAAGTTTTTTTTGAGCAAAATCAACTCGATGGTTATTCGCTTTTTGCTTATCCTAATGGGAATTATAACGAGTTGACCGAAAAAGTGCTACAAGAAGAAGGCATTACACAAGCCTTTTTATTCGACCATAAAATCAATAAAGGAAAGATTAATCCGTTGCGCATTTCCCGATTAAGTGTCAATCATGATACGCCTATTTGGAAATTTAAGTTAATTTTATCCGGTTGGCATTCTAAAATAGTGCCGTTGACCAAAACCCTTCATCACTTACTAAGAAAATGAATTATTTGACTTTCAAACAAAAGGTTTTTTCCAGATTTAAAAAATCAGCTGTAGTCAGTGGCTTGTTTTCTTTTTTCGGCAAAGAATTACAACCTGAGAAATGGGTTTTTATCGTAGGCTGTTATAATTCGGGGACAACATTGTTGGCGGAAATATTCGAAAAGCATCCGCAATTGGCTGTATTGCCTGATGAAGGTGTAATGCTCACCAACCAATTGCCAAGACCTGAAGATTTTGGTTGGCGACGGATGTGGTGCGAATGTGAAACCCAAATGCACATTGACCCAAGTAAGGCAACAAAGGCCAGCCGTATCATCAAAAAACATTGGTCACATTTTGTAAAGCGTAACCCCAAAATAGTGGTCGAAAAATCGATTGCCAATGCTACGCGAATGGCCTTTTTTCAGGAGCATTTCCCCAACAGTTATTTTATTTACATCGTTAGAAACGGTTACGCCGTAGCCGAAGGGATTGCTCGTAAAGCAGTGGTCATGGAAGAAAGACAAGCCGAGTTGGGTACCCATTATCCCATTGACTTTCCTGCCAAACAATGGCAAAGGAGTTTGGAAGTTGTTGACGTTCAAAAACCACAAATCAAAAATTTTCTCGAAATCAATTATGAAGATTTAACTGCCGATTTGCAAGGAACCGGAGCTAAAATCAGTACCTTTTTAGGGATAAAACCTTTTGACAACTCATTATTGCAAGGCGAATTTGAAGTGCATGGCAACAAGATGAAGGTCACTAACCAAAACCACAAGAGTTTTGCCCGATTAAGTGAAGAAGAATGGAAAACCATCAATAACTTTGCTGAAAATGGACTAAAACACTATTCATATTATTCTGAAACTCCATCCGTGTAATGAAAGTTTTATTCATACAAGACAGTCTGGGAACCGGTGGTGCCGAAAAATCCAACTCGGAACTTTGGTATTATTTGCGAGACCAAAACGTAACGGTTAAGATTGTCGTTTTAGAACACCGCCAAAAAGGGATAGAAAAAGAAATCATAGAAGCGGGTTTTGACGTGAGTTTTATTGATAAACAAAATTTTTGGCAACAAGTCAACAGTATCAACCGAATTATAAAAGAATACCAACCCGATATTGTCCATTCTGTTTTATTCAGGGCTTCTTTGAGAACCAGATTGGCCAAACTAAAAACATCCTTTTTTCATATAGAAAGCTTAGTAAATTGTACCTATGATGCGGTTCGGTTTTCTGATCCTAAAGTCAATAAATGGGGATTGCATTTTTATAAGTTCTTAGACCGCATCACCCAAATCAAAGGTACAGACAAATTTATCGCCATTACTAATGAAGTACGTGAACATTACCACCAACAGTTGGGTATTCCTCTTGCTAAGATTGGTGTGATTTATAGAGGCCGAAAAGAGAATGTTTTTTTAAACAGCAAAGCCGAAGTTAGAAAAGCTTTGCTTGAGGAACTTAAATTTTCTCCAACCGATATTATCATAACGCATGTGGGTCGTCAAGAATTTCAAAAAGGACATTTGGAATTGCTGCAAGCCATCAAAAGCGTTGACAATCAACTGCAGGCATTGCATTGTAGATTTGTTTTTTGTGGTCGAGATGGAAATAATACCAAAGAAATTGAAACTTTTTTAGCCCAAGAACAATTAAAAACAAACATAGTTTTTTTAGGACATCGTCATGATGTGAACCAAATTTTGGCCGCTTCGGATATATTTGTTTTCCCTTCCAAATATGAAGGTTTGGGTGGTTCACTCATTGAAGCGCAGGCTGCAGGATTGCCCATAGTTTGCAGCAATATCAAAGTGTTTGAGGAAGTTGTTGATGCTGACAGTAATGCTTTGTTGTATGAGCTTGGTGACGCAGCAGATTTGGCCCAAAAATTACTAACCCTTATACAAAATGAAGCTTTAAGAGCAACTATGGGTAAAGCAAGTTTGGCACATTTTAAAGAAAAATTTCAGTTGGAAAATGTAAATTGTCAAATGTTGGCCACTTACGAGAAAATGATTGTATCAACTAACTAATTCTAATATATATGTGGAAAATTATACAAGCAGATTGCAAACGTCATGGAAATAAAAACTTTTTTTTATTGTTTTTTACCAATCCGATTTTGCGATTTAGTGTACTGTTTCGACTCAATCAAAAACTATCCAGATTCAATCCTTTGTTGTATTTTTTTAGAGTTTGGTTCAAGAATTTGAAACAAAAGTATAATCTTCAAATTCCTATTTACACCAAAATAGGTAAAGGGTTTTTACTTAATCATTATGGAGGTATAGTTATTAATCAGCATGTAGTTGTGGGTGAAAATTGTAATGTTTCCCAAGGTGTGACCCTCGGTAACGTTAGTAGAGGAAAGCTTAAAGGAACTCCAACAATAGGTGACAGAGTTTGGATTGGTGCCAATGCCGTAGTTGTCGGAAATATAAAAATCGGGAATGATGTTTTAATCGCTCCGCTTAGTTATGTTAATTTTGATATACCCGATAATGCTGTTGTTGCAGGAAATCCAGCAGTAATTATTAATTATAATACTAGTGCCGGTTATCTCAAAAATCTCATTTAACAGATAAATATAAATCCCTTTGGTCATCTTCCAACTCATACAAAAATCCCAACTTCGTGGCGCCGAAATGTTTGCCGCGCAATTGTCTACGCATTTAGAGCAATTAGGGCATAAAGTGTATTTAATTTCTTTATTTCCAGGGCAAAGTGAATTGCCTTTTTCGGGAGAGCAAATCAGTTTGAATCGTCCTATTGCTAAGCGGTGGACGGATTATCAAGGTTGGAATGCACTAAACCAATTAATACAAAAACACCAGCCCGATATCATACAGTGTAATGCCGGTGATACGTTGAAGTTTGCGGTTTTGTCTCAAAAAATATTCCGTTGGGAACAACCCATTATTGCACGAAATGCCAGTATGGTGAGTCTTTATATCAAAAATCCGTTGACCAAATGGATTAATAAAAAGTTGTACCAAAATGCCGCGATGGTTGTCTCTGTTTCGGAAAATTCTAAGAAAGACCTCAATTCACTTTTCCCGGAAACGACTTCCAAAACTATAGTTCTTCCGGTGGGTATCGAAATCAATACGGTGCATGAAACCAATTGGAAAGGAGGAAATCATGCCAAACATCATATCATTCACGTTGGTGGTTTTAGCTTTGAGAAAAATCATGAGGGATTGTTGTCTATTTTTAAACAGTTTTTGACTAAATATCCGGATGCTCATCTTCATTTATTGGGCGAAGGTCCAAAGAAAAACGAGATAGTACAATTAGCAACCGACATGAATTTGCTAGACAAAGTCACATTTTACGGTTGGGTAGCCAATCCTATGGATTATATTGCTAAGGCTGATTTGTTGGTTTTGCCCAGCATTATTGAAGGATTACCGGGCGTAATTTTGGAAGCCATGCACTGTAAAGTTCCCGTTGTGGCTTATAATGTAGGCGGCATTTCAGAAGTTGTTCAAAATTTAATAACAGGATTTTTAGTTCCTAAAAACGAGGAAGCTATATTTGTAACCGCAATGCATCAAGCACTAACCGAAAATAAGGAAGTTCTTTTAAAAAACGCTTTCGATTTAGTGAATGACAAATACAGTAATGTTACCATTGCTAAGCAGTTTGAATCGGTTTATTTTAATTTAAAACAGCTGCACTAAAAGTCATTATTTTGGAAAAAATTAAAATACTACATATCATCAAATCATTGGGTCGCGGCGGCGCTGAAATGCTTTTGCCTGAGACTTTGAAAGTTCATGATGTCTCAAAGTTTGAATTTCATTACATCTA
Protein-coding sequences here:
- a CDS encoding glycosyltransferase, which gives rise to MVIFQLIQKSQLRGAEMFAAQLSTHLEQLGHKVYLISLFPGQSELPFSGEQISLNRPIAKRWTDYQGWNALNQLIQKHQPDIIQCNAGDTLKFAVLSQKIFRWEQPIIARNASMVSLYIKNPLTKWINKKLYQNAAMVVSVSENSKKDLNSLFPETTSKTIVLPVGIEINTVHETNWKGGNHAKHHIIHVGGFSFEKNHEGLLSIFKQFLTKYPDAHLHLLGEGPKKNEIVQLATDMNLLDKVTFYGWVANPMDYIAKADLLVLPSIIEGLPGVILEAMHCKVPVVAYNVGGISEVVQNLITGFLVPKNEEAIFVTAMHQALTENKEVLLKNAFDLVNDKYSNVTIAKQFESVYFNLKQLH
- a CDS encoding sulfotransferase family protein; this translates as MNYLTFKQKVFSRFKKSAVVSGLFSFFGKELQPEKWVFIVGCYNSGTTLLAEIFEKHPQLAVLPDEGVMLTNQLPRPEDFGWRRMWCECETQMHIDPSKATKASRIIKKHWSHFVKRNPKIVVEKSIANATRMAFFQEHFPNSYFIYIVRNGYAVAEGIARKAVVMEERQAELGTHYPIDFPAKQWQRSLEVVDVQKPQIKNFLEINYEDLTADLQGTGAKISTFLGIKPFDNSLLQGEFEVHGNKMKVTNQNHKSFARLSEEEWKTINNFAENGLKHYSYYSETPSV
- a CDS encoding serine O-acetyltransferase; translation: MWKIIQADCKRHGNKNFFLLFFTNPILRFSVLFRLNQKLSRFNPLLYFFRVWFKNLKQKYNLQIPIYTKIGKGFLLNHYGGIVINQHVVVGENCNVSQGVTLGNVSRGKLKGTPTIGDRVWIGANAVVVGNIKIGNDVLIAPLSYVNFDIPDNAVVAGNPAVIINYNTSAGYLKNLI
- a CDS encoding polysaccharide deacetylase family protein, encoding MKLAIPHTIVTYHEFGNVSNFEKQLQLLSRQKKVLLTTDDGDLSFYTTAYPLILKYKIQTILFIIPSLIGTNDPFWWNEVYYYLGKTAGSQKIKTLKSIPNSERVAYLESLRTSGDKPLLRQTQLTVAQLQEMQNNGIIIANHSFTHPMFDQCSEDEIREELRRTKVFFEQNQLDGYSLFAYPNGNYNELTEKVLQEEGITQAFLFDHKINKGKINPLRISRLSVNHDTPIWKFKLILSGWHSKIVPLTKTLHHLLRK
- a CDS encoding glycosyltransferase family 4 protein, which translates into the protein MKVLFIQDSLGTGGAEKSNSELWYYLRDQNVTVKIVVLEHRQKGIEKEIIEAGFDVSFIDKQNFWQQVNSINRIIKEYQPDIVHSVLFRASLRTRLAKLKTSFFHIESLVNCTYDAVRFSDPKVNKWGLHFYKFLDRITQIKGTDKFIAITNEVREHYHQQLGIPLAKIGVIYRGRKENVFLNSKAEVRKALLEELKFSPTDIIITHVGRQEFQKGHLELLQAIKSVDNQLQALHCRFVFCGRDGNNTKEIETFLAQEQLKTNIVFLGHRHDVNQILAASDIFVFPSKYEGLGGSLIEAQAAGLPIVCSNIKVFEEVVDADSNALLYELGDAADLAQKLLTLIQNEALRATMGKASLAHFKEKFQLENVNCQMLATYEKMIVSTN
- a CDS encoding sulfotransferase domain-containing protein codes for the protein MNVHLHIGLHKTGTTYLQYNIFPSLKDFHYVQLPPWRILTQANLSVQELEKYKSEILQGWDGQKDLIISNEFFSGAIEKFSKQQLICILDNLKQLFPQAKIIIVLRSPKGYFNSLYNFRVVSRGFCTKSMSDYYAQNKQYFLEKFDYDFLLKAVSDRFSKTSAIKYEEIQDNNQYVAFICKALAIPLFEVSNDVKENTSSKKGTQVKTHLALNRILLSGLLESFPESHLKNYLKVQYFNFKKTKLIKKVLQRIEKSKFVVNNENKLTLEQQNELDHFIKKYDQLHFPNL